The Thermodesulfobacteriota bacterium sequence CGCTCCATGTATTGATGAATAGGTGTGAACAACTCCCTTTGGCTGATCTGCTGCAGAAGTATAGAAAATCACCGCAGGGTCAGAAGGATCGACCGCAATCGGCTGATATTGGCCAGCTGGTCCCAAAAGGGTGTAGAAATTATTAAAGCCCTCCCTTGGAACAACTCCGTTATGAAATGCTGTTTTTACCTGGGTTTTTGTGAAGTCCACATCCTCTGCAACTGCAATCTTATCTAGCTCAACGATTAAAGCCTTTGCCTCTGATTGAATCAGAACCCGCTCAAGCTCCTTAGCTGAGTATTTTCTGCTAAGCGGCATTGCTATTGCCCCTGTTTTTAAGCAGGCAAGATACACTGCCATAAGCTCAAAGCCGTTTGGAAGCATAAATGCTACAGGGTGTCCCTTAAGCTCCATCGCTGTAAACCAGGTGGAGATGTGGCGGGACATAAGCTCAAGATCGCCGTAGGTGTATTTCTCACCCTTATACATTAGCGCCATAGCATCAAGGTTCTCGCCAAGCGTAAAATCCCTTAGTTTTTCTATTGGATGCATTTCACTCATAAGGGTTTTAATAGTAACAGGTATTTCAATTTATTACAGCATTATGGAAGGATAATATCGCATGTGAAATCAAAAGGGGATGCTCCGTTTACATCAGCAGCGCCTACAAAAGCGTTTCCTGGGAGTATTTCAAGTGTAGATAGAATTACATTTCCCACAATCGCTCCGTTCTCATCTCGTAGGTCACAGTCCAAATTAACACAGCGGTCAATCCGGCTGCAGTCCATCTGAGTGTCGATTACCGCAAAAAACTCAGGCGGCGGAGGATCTCCTCCAAACTGAGGAGTGAAGGTGCATTCAAAAGAGTTGCACACAGATTTTATTGCGTCATTAGGGCAGCCGGCAAAAGCTAGCATAAAATTGTTCTCGCTAACTATCTCCGTGCACTGATTTCCATCCCCTCCGCCCCCGCAGGAGATAAGACCGAATAAAACAACGAACGATGCAATTAAAACTGTGCTCTTTAATTTCATATTCTAATATTCTCTGGTTTTTTAGGTGATTTCTACAACTTTTTAAGAGTATTTAGGAATCCTCTTCTTCATCTTCGCCGATCCACTTGATCGCCTGGTCAAGCTCGTGGTTATGAAATACCTTTACGTGGCCCGGAACGGACATGGTCTCTATAGCAAACCCGAAGATCTTCCCTGCCTGCTGGATCCAATTTACATCTGTCACAATTGCGATCCGCTCCCAATCTGTTATATGCGCAAGCCCAACCTTAGAGTCCTCCCACATAGCCCCAGCTTCAAACTTATTAAACTCATTTCCAAGGTGATATAAAAGTCTTATCTTGTCCTGGTGCTTTAGTTTTTCTTCCACTGCCGGGATGAGAACATTCTCATAATCTTCGGTAGTTACGTCGCCCTTTGCGGTGAATCCCAGCGCATTCTCCGAAAGTCCCTCTATTGGTTCTAACATGGCCCATCTCCATTAATTTTTATTTATTATAATACATTAAAATTAGTACAGATAAGATCGGTTTCAATATAGTTAAATTTATATGGGAAGCCTGCGCGGCAAGCTCCCCATCTTGTTAGTGATACGTTATGGTCTTTGAACTGATACTGCAAGTGCTTCTGTATAGCGAGCGTGGATGTTATCGCCTACTTTAATATTCTCTAGGTTTCCCATAGCCGGGTCAACTTTCACTGTAACCACATTGCCGTCTGGGCCTTTTAGTTTTACTTTCATGTTCTCTTTGTCGATTTCAACAACTGTTGCGATTACTTCAATTACGTCAACCGCAATCATGCCGGGCTTATCCCCTTCGGCGGCTGTGTGCATAATCTGAGTCTCTGATTCCCCTGGCTTATCTGCCGGAGAGCCTAGAAATAGAGCAACTGACTCAAAGAACTCAATCACTACCTGATCCCCAAGCTCGATCTGATCAAAGTTCTTTACTTCTGGTCCAGCTTCTACTACCTGCACGTTTCCTGCGTCATCGCCAAGAATGATGAGTCTCTCGTTTAGGTTAAGTGCCTGAACGGTTGCGGTCATTACTACAGCATCAACAAGCTTGATGCCTTTTGGGCCTTTTTGCATCTCCACCATTTCTTCAACTTCGGCAAATGCTTGTGCGGAGAATGATATAACTAATAACGCTGCTACTAAAATAGAAAATACTGTTTTCATAGATACTCCCTCCTTAATGTTTTTCCTACCTTTTTTATTTTAAGCCGGCGGTGATACTATCTTATATACAACAGAGTTTCCGCTGTAAAACGGCTGATAATAAGCCCCTCCGAATAGAAAATAAGTTTGCCCGCCAACATCACTTTTCTGAGCGCCGTCCGGAATGTCGGTAACAATTGCGCCTATTGGTGGCTGCACCACTTTATATCCATTTGATACCTGCTGATAGTATGCGCCCCCGCAGTCCATGTACTGCCCGCTATTTGCGTTAATTGGTGTGCAGGATGGCGGCAGTTCAGCTACGATTGCGCCTTCTGGAGGAGGAACTACTACGTATTCGTTATTCTCAGGTGCATAGTACACACCGTCTGAGTAATAAAATGTGTCGCCCTCAATGATTACCGGCGCAGAGTTATCTGGAATAC is a genomic window containing:
- a CDS encoding STAS/SEC14 domain-containing protein; translation: MLEPIEGLSENALGFTAKGDVTTEDYENVLIPAVEEKLKHQDKIRLLYHLGNEFNKFEAGAMWEDSKVGLAHITDWERIAIVTDVNWIQQAGKIFGFAIETMSVPGHVKVFHNHELDQAIKWIGEDEEEDS
- a CDS encoding class I adenylate-forming enzyme family protein: MSEMHPIEKLRDFTLGENLDAMALMYKGEKYTYGDLELMSRHISTWFTAMELKGHPVAFMLPNGFELMAVYLACLKTGAIAMPLSRKYSAKELERVLIQSEAKALIVELDKIAVAEDVDFTKTQVKTAFHNGVVPREGFNNFYTLLGPAGQYQPIAVDPSDPAVIFYTSAADQPKGVVHTYSSIHGALRSTSIALGNIDKNDRILVYDPQFQISGFIETFSGLLYGAYISLFDTYASHECVPALVN